One window from the genome of Helicoverpa zea isolate HzStark_Cry1AcR chromosome 6, ilHelZeax1.1, whole genome shotgun sequence encodes:
- the LOC124631422 gene encoding uncharacterized protein LOC124631422, whose translation MPKRKSEESCDKLFKKLKKLEKKLRRRCRSRSSSSSRSGIQEEHVAYSEDCENNIVELLDGSNLSNVEAVSGGDADPLPECTASQAAEPVVAAGTSATPTDNALSCAESADAIPESVILDILGEDPTISNTYGPEVQKDLAVRLEHIATHGLTKELRKDLQDKYLLPNNCRLINAPGLNAEIKAAVSDVNIKRDRNIEFRQKQTATAIACLSQAINKLISKNNADPELTKMLMDSERILCDLQYNDSVIRRNFILSSLNKDMKDQLLNTKPDNLLFGQNLSETIKTAKAITRSGADLKTPVQKPQASNKKPPASTSTPRNLNWKGPFPPRKQPNQPKAKGPPPSSRPSSSSRHSQQPPKRSRR comes from the exons ATGCCGAAACGTAAAAGTGAAGAAAGTTgtgataaattatttaagaaactcAAGAAATTGGAGAAAAAACTACGACGACGTTGTCGCAGCCGATCTTCGAGTTCATCAAGGTCCGGTATTCAAG AAGAACATGTGGCTTATAGCGAGGACTGCGAGAATAACATTGTTGAATTGCTCGACGGAAGCAACCTGTCTAATGTGGAAGCTGTCAGCGGCGGCGATGCCGACCCGCTTCCGGAGTGCACCGCGAGCCAAGCTGCGGAGCCCGTCGTAGCCGCTGGTACCAGCGCGACGCCTACTGACAATGCGCTTTCTTGTGCAGAATCCGCGGATGCAATACCAGAGAGCGTGATACTTGATATACTAGGTGAAGATCCTACCATATCGAATACTTACGGACCCGAAGTACAAAAGGACTTAGCAGTCAGATTGGAGCATATTGCCACGCATGGACTGACTAAGGAGCTCCGCAAGGATCTACAAGACAAGTATCTGTTGCCGAACAACTGCAGATTAATTAACGCGCCCGGCCTGAACGCTGAAATAAAAGCCGCTGTTTCCGATGTTAACATCAAACGGGATAGAAACATCGAATTTAGACAAAAACAGACTGCTACAGCTATAGCATGTCTGAGTcaagcaataaataaacttatttctaaaaataacgcAGATCCAGAATTAACAAAAATGTTAATGGACTCGGAACGTATATTATGCGATTTGCAATACAATGATTCAGTTATCAGAAGGAATTTCATTTTATCTTCATTGAATAAGGATATGAAGGACCAACTGCTTAACACCAAGCCGGATAATTTATTGTTTGGTCAAAACCTGTCCGAAACGATAAAGACGGCTAAAGCCATTACTAGATCAGGCGCCGATTTGAAGACGCCAGTGCAGAAGCCTCAGGCAAGTAATAAGAAGCCACCGGCATCGACATCGACACCCAGGAATTTAAACTGGAAGGGCCCCTTCCCCCCACGGAAACAGCCGAATCAACCGAAGGCGAAGGGGCCACCTCCGAGCAGTCGGCCATCGAGCTCATCGAGACACTCGCAGCAACCGCCGAAGCGCAGCCGCCGCTAG